A region from the Triticum urartu cultivar G1812 chromosome 1, Tu2.1, whole genome shotgun sequence genome encodes:
- the LOC125538313 gene encoding uncharacterized protein LOC125538313: MAFLGGSLRGTRSIGSGKMTQGMSHGGLRPWPQAPAPVRQLFWRMRRAVLRPKRRAVSFGYDLKSYSQNFDDGLVPAHRL; this comes from the coding sequence ATGGCGTTTTTGGGAGGATCATTGCGCGGGACGAGAAGCATTGGCAGCGGGAAGATGACGCAGGGGATGAGCCACGGCGGGTTGCGGCCGTGGCCGCAGGCGCCGGCGCCCGTGAGGCAGCTCTTCTGGAGGATGAGGCGCGCCGTGCTGCGGCCGAAGCGCCGTGCCGTGAGTTTTGGGTACGATCTCAAGAGCTACTCCCAGAACTTCGACGATGGCCTCGTCCCTGCCCACCGCCTCTAG